One stretch of Methyloversatilis sp. RAC08 DNA includes these proteins:
- the lolA gene encoding outer membrane lipoprotein chaperone LolA, whose translation MVHPWRASVVAALCLLALPASAASGIEQLRAFIESTQSGRASFEQRVTAKSGRKPQEASGTMAFSRPGKFRWTYDKPYYQLLVGDGEKLWVHDRDLNQVTVKTLGDALASTPAALLAGRNELERNFELREGGVEDGLSWVDAKPNAAEGGFESVRIGFADGMLRGMVLRDSFGQTTLLRFNSFERNPKLDDAQFRFTPPAGADVIGDGANQ comes from the coding sequence ATGGTGCATCCGTGGCGGGCATCCGTCGTCGCCGCGTTGTGTCTGCTGGCGCTGCCGGCTTCGGCCGCGAGCGGCATCGAGCAGTTGCGTGCCTTCATCGAATCAACCCAGTCAGGTCGTGCGAGCTTCGAGCAGCGGGTGACCGCGAAGTCCGGTCGCAAGCCGCAGGAAGCGAGCGGCACGATGGCGTTTTCGCGCCCCGGCAAGTTCCGCTGGACCTATGACAAGCCCTATTACCAGTTGCTGGTCGGCGATGGCGAAAAGCTGTGGGTGCATGACCGCGATCTGAATCAGGTCACGGTGAAGACGCTGGGCGACGCCCTGGCGTCGACGCCCGCAGCGCTGCTTGCCGGTCGCAACGAACTCGAACGCAATTTCGAACTGCGCGAAGGCGGTGTCGAGGACGGACTGTCCTGGGTGGACGCCAAACCCAATGCCGCGGAAGGCGGTTTCGAATCGGTGCGCATCGGCTTCGCCGACGGCATGCTGCGCGGCATGGTGCTGCGCGACAGTTTCGGTCAGACCACGCTGCTGCGATTCAACAGCTTCGAACGCAATCCGAAGCTCGATGACGCGCAGTTCCGCTTCACGCCACCCGCCGGCGCCGACGTGATCGGCGACGGCGCGAATCAGTGA
- a CDS encoding DNA translocase FtsK gives MLHEARWLVLAALALYLIMALGGYDRADPGWSHAAASEGLSNPAGRFGAWLADLALFLFGLSAWWWVALLIGGCIWLSRASERRLDRRPLYVALGGFLLVLLSSSALEAVRFHSLSADLPVGPGGMLGNELGQLLSSGFGFTGSTLLLLVSLGVGLSGMTGVTWLGAAEAVGRVLELVWFGSVRAFTTWRDRRVGQQVAEQREAVVEAERRKPSRRREPIRIEVPEVEVQQSERVNQERQQTLFANLPGSLPPLALLDEAKPDIEPPSPETLELISRQIERKLADFNVEVKVLAAYPGPVVTRYEIEPATGVKGSQIVGLVKDLARALSVTSIRVVETIPGKSCMGLEIPNARRQIVRLSEILGSVAYHDMASPLTMALGKDIGGLPVVADLARMPHVLVAGTTGSGKSVAINAMILSLLYKADPSRIRLIMIDPKMLELSVYEGIPHLLAPVVTDMRHAANALNWCVGEMDRRYKLMSTLGVRNLAGFNARLLEAEKAGVPLNNPFSITPDTPEPLQTMPMIVVVIDELADLMMVAGKKIEELIARLAQKARAAGIHLILATQRPSVDVITGLIKANIPTRIAFQVSSKIDSRTILDQMGAEALLGQGDMLYLAPGTGLPTRVHGAFVADGEVHKVVDHLKSTGAPDYIEGLLTGATDDDGGELQLEGAGGGAGGEADPLYDQAVEVVVKTRRPSISLVQRHLRIGYNRAARLIEQMEKSGLVSPMNATGGREVLAPVREE, from the coding sequence GTGCTGCACGAGGCCCGCTGGCTGGTCCTTGCCGCGCTGGCGCTTTACCTCATCATGGCACTGGGCGGTTACGACCGCGCCGATCCGGGCTGGTCACACGCCGCCGCGTCCGAAGGGCTGTCCAACCCGGCCGGCCGTTTCGGTGCCTGGCTGGCCGATCTGGCGCTGTTCCTGTTCGGGCTGTCGGCCTGGTGGTGGGTGGCCCTGCTGATCGGCGGCTGCATCTGGCTGTCGCGCGCCAGCGAACGTCGGCTTGATCGCCGCCCGCTCTACGTCGCGCTGGGTGGTTTTCTGCTGGTGCTGCTGTCGAGCAGCGCGCTCGAGGCGGTGCGCTTTCACAGTCTGTCGGCTGATCTGCCGGTCGGGCCGGGTGGCATGCTGGGCAACGAACTCGGCCAGCTGCTGAGCAGCGGATTCGGCTTCACCGGCAGCACGCTGCTGCTGCTGGTATCGCTTGGCGTCGGGCTGAGCGGCATGACCGGCGTGACCTGGCTCGGTGCGGCCGAAGCGGTCGGCAGGGTGCTGGAACTTGTGTGGTTCGGCAGCGTGCGCGCCTTCACCACGTGGCGCGACCGCCGGGTCGGCCAGCAGGTGGCGGAACAGCGCGAGGCGGTGGTCGAGGCCGAGCGGCGCAAGCCGTCGCGCCGGCGCGAGCCGATCCGCATCGAAGTGCCGGAAGTCGAAGTGCAGCAGTCGGAACGGGTCAATCAGGAGCGTCAGCAGACGCTGTTCGCCAATCTGCCCGGCTCGCTGCCGCCGCTCGCCTTGCTCGACGAAGCGAAGCCGGACATCGAACCGCCCAGTCCGGAAACGCTGGAACTCATTTCGCGCCAGATCGAACGCAAGCTGGCCGATTTCAATGTTGAGGTGAAGGTGCTGGCCGCCTATCCGGGCCCGGTCGTCACGCGCTACGAAATCGAGCCGGCGACCGGCGTCAAGGGCAGCCAGATCGTCGGTCTGGTGAAAGACCTGGCCCGCGCGCTGTCGGTCACGAGCATCCGCGTGGTCGAGACCATTCCGGGCAAGAGCTGCATGGGGCTGGAAATCCCCAACGCACGCAGGCAGATCGTGCGCCTGTCGGAAATCCTCGGTTCGGTCGCCTATCACGACATGGCCAGCCCGCTGACGATGGCGCTCGGCAAGGACATCGGCGGCCTGCCGGTGGTGGCGGATCTGGCGCGCATGCCGCATGTGCTGGTCGCCGGTACGACCGGCTCGGGCAAGTCGGTGGCGATCAACGCGATGATCCTGTCGCTGCTTTACAAGGCCGATCCGAGCCGCATCCGGCTCATCATGATCGACCCGAAAATGCTGGAACTGTCTGTTTACGAAGGCATTCCGCATCTGCTCGCACCGGTCGTGACCGACATGCGCCATGCCGCCAACGCACTCAACTGGTGCGTTGGCGAGATGGACCGTCGCTACAAGCTGATGTCGACGCTCGGCGTGCGTAATCTGGCAGGCTTCAACGCCCGCCTGCTGGAAGCCGAAAAAGCCGGGGTGCCGCTGAACAATCCGTTCTCGATCACGCCGGACACGCCCGAACCGCTGCAGACGATGCCGATGATCGTCGTCGTCATCGATGAACTGGCCGACCTGATGATGGTGGCCGGCAAGAAGATCGAAGAACTGATCGCCCGGCTGGCGCAGAAGGCGCGCGCGGCCGGCATTCACCTGATACTCGCGACGCAGCGGCCGAGCGTCGATGTGATCACCGGCCTGATCAAGGCGAACATTCCGACCCGCATCGCCTTCCAGGTGTCGAGCAAGATCGACTCGCGCACCATTCTCGACCAGATGGGCGCCGAGGCGCTGCTCGGCCAGGGTGACATGCTCTACCTCGCGCCCGGTACTGGCCTGCCGACGCGGGTTCATGGAGCCTTTGTCGCCGACGGCGAGGTGCACAAGGTGGTCGATCATCTGAAGAGCACCGGCGCGCCGGATTACATCGAAGGCCTGCTGACCGGCGCGACCGACGACGACGGCGGCGAACTGCAGCTCGAAGGTGCGGGTGGCGGTGCTGGCGGCGAAGCGGACCCTTTGTACGATCAGGCGGTCGAAGTCGTCGTCAAGACGCGCCGGCCGTCGATTTCGCTGGTGCAGCGTCACCTGCGCATCGGCTACAACCGCGCCGCGCGCCTGATCGAGCAGATGGAGAAATCCGGGCTCGTGTCACCCATGAATGCCACCGGCGGTCGCGAAGTGCTGGCGCCGGTGCGGGAGGAATGA
- a CDS encoding replication-associated recombination protein A has translation MADLFGMPDEPAPPARASAAPGEARSSAHAPLAELLRPRTPDEVIGQQHLLGPGKPLRLAFESGIPHSMILWGPPGVGKTTLARLMATAFDAEFTALSAVFAGVKDIREAMQRAEAVAANTGRRTILFVDEVHRFNKAQQDAFLPYVESGTVTFIGATTENPSFEVNSALLSRAAVYILQSLNEDELQALFERARTCALNGLAFDEDARARLIGFADGDARKLLNLLEQLDTAARTAKVDPVTAAFVDSTLSRNLRRFDKGGDAFYDQISALHKSVRGSNPDAALYWFVRMLDGGADPLYLGRRIVRMAVEDIGLADPRGLELSLQACQTYERLGSPEGELALAQAVIFLACAAKSNAVYMAYNAARRFVAEDGSRPVPMHLRNAPTKMMKNMGFGAEYRYAHSEQDGYAAGERYLPDGMPEPQWYQPTDRGMEAKIAEKLAALRERDRKARGD, from the coding sequence ATGGCTGATCTATTCGGCATGCCGGACGAACCGGCGCCGCCCGCGCGCGCCAGTGCTGCACCCGGCGAGGCCAGAAGTTCGGCCCACGCACCGCTGGCCGAACTGCTGCGCCCGCGCACGCCGGACGAGGTGATCGGTCAGCAGCATCTGCTCGGGCCGGGCAAGCCGCTGCGGCTTGCGTTCGAATCCGGCATTCCGCACTCGATGATCCTGTGGGGGCCGCCGGGTGTCGGCAAGACCACGCTGGCGCGCCTGATGGCCACCGCCTTCGATGCCGAATTCACCGCGCTGTCTGCAGTGTTTGCCGGCGTGAAGGACATCCGCGAAGCCATGCAGCGCGCCGAAGCGGTCGCCGCGAACACCGGCCGGCGCACCATCCTGTTCGTCGACGAGGTGCATCGCTTCAACAAGGCGCAGCAGGACGCTTTCCTGCCCTACGTCGAGTCGGGCACCGTCACCTTCATCGGAGCAACGACCGAAAACCCGAGTTTCGAGGTCAATTCCGCGCTGCTGTCGCGCGCCGCCGTATACATATTGCAGAGCCTGAACGAGGACGAGTTGCAGGCGCTGTTCGAGCGCGCCCGCACCTGCGCCCTGAACGGGCTGGCCTTTGACGAGGACGCGCGCGCCCGGTTGATCGGCTTCGCCGATGGTGACGCTCGCAAGTTGCTGAATCTGCTGGAACAACTCGATACCGCTGCGCGCACCGCCAAAGTCGATCCGGTCACCGCAGCCTTCGTCGACAGCACCTTGTCGCGCAATCTGCGCCGCTTCGACAAGGGAGGCGACGCCTTCTACGACCAGATATCCGCGCTGCACAAGTCGGTGCGCGGCTCCAACCCCGACGCCGCGCTGTACTGGTTCGTGCGCATGCTCGACGGCGGCGCCGATCCGCTCTACCTGGGCCGGCGCATCGTGCGCATGGCGGTCGAGGACATCGGTCTGGCCGACCCGCGCGGGCTGGAACTGTCGCTGCAGGCCTGCCAGACCTACGAACGGCTCGGCTCGCCCGAAGGCGAACTGGCGCTCGCCCAGGCCGTCATCTTTCTTGCGTGCGCCGCCAAGTCGAACGCCGTCTACATGGCGTACAACGCCGCGCGCCGCTTCGTGGCCGAGGACGGTTCGCGCCCGGTGCCGATGCATCTGCGCAACGCGCCGACGAAAATGATGAAGAACATGGGCTTCGGCGCCGAGTACCGCTACGCGCACAGCGAGCAGGACGGCTACGCGGCGGGCGAGCGCTACCTGCCCGACGGCATGCCCGAACCGCAGTGGTATCAGCCGACCGATCGCGGCATGGAAGCGAAGATCGCCGAAAAACTGGCCGCGCTGCGCGAACGGGACCGCAAGGCGCGCGGCGATTGA